The following proteins are co-located in the Sulfurovum sp. TSL6 genome:
- the abc-f gene encoding ribosomal protection-like ABC-F family protein gives MALIDLFDIKKQYDIKLLLNGVDFHLNEGERVTIVGQNGCGKSTLMKIIMGEEEPTDGKRVVNSSVQIEMLAQQPHFDPGLSVRDAIFNELTELKEAKEAYDTLSLKVAEEFENEELLTKLEKVSSFLDHHNAWNLDDKIERVMQEFQLKAYEDRPVVSLSGGEQRRVALASLILKKPDVLLLDEPTNHLDVYMVEFLEEMLLKGNFTLLFISHDRHFIDTIATRVVEVDNQDLVSYTGGYMSYLEQKEARMHALKKGHENLLRLLKQEEAWLSKGVKAREKRNQGRKKRVYELRDEAKKNPTLIRKMMVELEREKKHFNRDEGVSRKKMLFELENISYSVPGKKLIENFSTRILQKDKIAIVGINGAGKSTLLKLMLGRIKPQSGLIKQGDFSIGYFDQHREMLDNEKTLIETFCPDGGDHIEVQGVNLHVYGYLKSFLFPKEFLAKKVGMLSGGEKNRVALALLLAKKVDCLILDEPTNDLDIQTINILEEKLINFPGAILFVSHDRYFIDKIASKLFIFKGNGVVEESYQTYTEYLEIEKEMKALDTLEQEVKTSVKKETPVSDKKQTKLSYKEQRDYDTLPDEIEALEQQIDTLNACLQDPECYQEKGLTALSDELSKLESLYEEKSDRYLEVLEIFESL, from the coding sequence TTGGCACTCATCGACCTCTTTGACATCAAAAAACAATATGACATCAAATTACTTCTCAATGGGGTTGATTTTCACCTGAATGAAGGTGAACGTGTCACTATTGTGGGTCAAAACGGCTGCGGGAAATCTACACTGATGAAGATCATCATGGGAGAAGAGGAACCTACAGACGGGAAAAGAGTGGTGAACAGTTCGGTACAGATAGAGATGCTTGCACAACAGCCTCACTTTGATCCGGGTCTTTCAGTCAGAGACGCGATATTCAATGAACTGACTGAACTCAAAGAAGCCAAAGAGGCGTATGATACACTGAGTCTCAAAGTGGCTGAAGAGTTTGAAAATGAAGAGCTGCTCACAAAACTCGAAAAAGTTTCCTCTTTTCTGGACCATCACAATGCCTGGAACCTTGATGACAAGATAGAACGTGTGATGCAGGAGTTTCAGCTTAAAGCCTATGAAGACCGTCCTGTAGTCTCTCTTTCAGGAGGGGAACAACGCCGTGTAGCCCTGGCATCTCTCATACTTAAAAAACCCGATGTGCTGCTTCTTGATGAACCGACCAACCACCTTGATGTCTATATGGTTGAGTTCTTAGAAGAGATGCTTCTTAAAGGAAATTTTACCTTGCTGTTTATCTCACACGACAGACATTTCATCGACACCATTGCCACACGTGTTGTAGAAGTGGATAATCAGGATCTTGTAAGTTATACCGGGGGCTACATGAGCTACCTTGAACAAAAAGAAGCGCGTATGCATGCCCTAAAAAAAGGTCATGAAAACCTTCTGAGACTTCTCAAACAAGAAGAAGCCTGGTTAAGTAAAGGGGTCAAAGCCAGAGAAAAACGTAATCAGGGACGTAAAAAACGCGTCTATGAACTTCGTGATGAAGCCAAGAAAAACCCTACGCTCATTCGGAAGATGATGGTCGAACTTGAACGTGAGAAAAAACACTTTAACCGGGATGAAGGTGTGTCGCGTAAAAAGATGCTTTTTGAACTTGAAAATATCTCTTACTCGGTTCCGGGGAAAAAGCTCATAGAAAACTTTAGTACACGTATCCTTCAAAAAGACAAAATAGCCATTGTAGGTATCAATGGTGCGGGGAAATCTACGCTTTTAAAACTGATGCTTGGACGCATCAAACCCCAAAGCGGACTCATCAAACAGGGAGACTTTTCTATCGGTTATTTTGACCAGCATAGAGAGATGCTTGACAACGAAAAAACACTTATTGAAACTTTTTGTCCTGACGGGGGAGACCACATAGAAGTACAAGGGGTCAATCTTCACGTCTACGGTTACCTGAAATCTTTTCTTTTCCCTAAAGAATTCCTGGCTAAAAAAGTAGGTATGCTTTCAGGCGGAGAGAAGAACCGTGTGGCACTGGCATTACTCTTGGCTAAAAAAGTAGACTGTCTTATCTTGGATGAACCTACCAATGACCTGGACATCCAAACCATTAATATCTTAGAAGAAAAACTCATCAACTTTCCTGGAGCCATACTCTTTGTCTCACATGACCGTTACTTCATAGACAAGATAGCTTCCAAGCTCTTTATCTTTAAAGGCAATGGTGTCGTTGAAGAGTCTTATCAGACCTATACTGAGTACCTGGAGATAGAAAAAGAGATGAAAGCGCTTGATACTCTGGAACAAGAGGTCAAAACATCTGTGAAAAAAGAGACGCCGGTCAGTGACAAAAAACAGACAAAACTGAGTTATAAAGAGCAAAGGGATTATGATACATTACCTGATGAGATCGAAGCCCTGGAACAGCAGATAGATACACTCAATGCATGTTTGCAAGATCCGGAATGCTATCAGGAAAAAGGTCTCACTGCACTGAGTGATGAATTGTCAAAACTTGAAAGCTTGTATGAAGAAAAAAGTGACCGATATCTGGAAGTTTTGGAGATTTTCGAGTCTCTTTAA
- a CDS encoding M48 family metallopeptidase, protein MLETITIFYSIYTFMKLYISMMQIGYINEEKRKTPVLMSADKYLTAGNYAVANGKLSLVTTFVDYLVFIWWVFAGFAWLSSLVQVEGNIMQAVVFLFGFIIVNYVIGLPFELYQKFKIDEEFGFNKMTAKMYVIDMLKTSLLFFILGGAIFALLSWIIQSYEAWWIWGFAAMFTVAVMANLLAPTFMALFNKFSPLEEGELKEKITAMMNQAGLKSDGIFVMDASKRDSRLNAFFGGLGKSKRVVLFDTLLEKLNTKELLAVLGHELGHFSHGDIWKNIGLMGVLLFIAFYLFGHLPDALFTQMGVVPEAGVQIAMLMLLLPLVSFVFTPFMSYVSRHNEYAADEYGSQMGGKENLVSALMKLVTENKAFPKSHPLVIFFYYTHPPVLERLKELGFDASNTIVGEETSLPKDGIFAHMDRNDD, encoded by the coding sequence ATGCTAGAAACCATTACCATCTTTTATTCTATTTATACCTTTATGAAACTCTATATCTCTATGATGCAGATAGGGTATATCAATGAAGAAAAAAGAAAAACACCTGTACTGATGTCAGCTGACAAATACCTGACAGCAGGAAACTATGCCGTGGCCAACGGAAAACTTTCACTTGTGACTACTTTTGTGGATTATTTGGTATTTATCTGGTGGGTCTTTGCAGGTTTTGCCTGGCTTTCATCACTGGTTCAGGTAGAAGGAAACATCATGCAGGCTGTTGTGTTCCTGTTTGGTTTTATTATCGTCAATTACGTGATAGGACTTCCTTTTGAACTCTATCAAAAGTTTAAGATAGATGAAGAGTTCGGATTTAACAAGATGACTGCAAAAATGTATGTGATAGATATGCTAAAAACGAGCCTGTTATTTTTCATTTTGGGTGGTGCGATCTTTGCGCTTTTATCTTGGATCATACAGAGCTATGAAGCATGGTGGATCTGGGGATTTGCAGCCATGTTCACTGTAGCGGTGATGGCAAATCTGTTGGCTCCCACCTTTATGGCGTTGTTTAACAAGTTTTCTCCACTCGAGGAGGGGGAACTTAAAGAAAAGATCACCGCAATGATGAACCAGGCCGGACTTAAAAGTGACGGTATCTTTGTGATGGATGCCAGTAAACGTGACAGTCGTTTGAATGCATTTTTCGGTGGATTGGGTAAGAGTAAACGTGTGGTTCTCTTTGATACACTTTTAGAAAAACTCAATACCAAAGAACTCCTTGCCGTACTGGGACATGAATTGGGTCATTTCTCACATGGTGATATTTGGAAAAACATAGGGTTAATGGGAGTACTTCTTTTTATCGCATTTTATCTCTTTGGACATTTACCGGATGCACTGTTCACACAGATGGGTGTGGTTCCTGAAGCAGGAGTGCAGATCGCTATGCTGATGTTGTTGTTACCGCTTGTGAGTTTTGTTTTTACACCATTTATGTCGTATGTAAGCCGTCATAACGAGTATGCAGCCGATGAATACGGTTCGCAAATGGGTGGTAAAGAAAATCTGGTATCCGCACTGATGAAACTTGTGACAGAAAACAAAGCATTTCCAAAATCACATCCATTGGTGATCTTCTTTTACTATACGCATCCGCCAGTGCTTGAAAGACTCAAAGAGTTGGGCTTTGATGCATCCAATACTATCGTAGGTGAAGAGACATCATTGCCTAAAGATGGTATTTTCGCACATATGGACAGAAATGACGATTAA
- the prmC gene encoding peptide chain release factor N(5)-glutamine methyltransferase, whose amino-acid sequence MTIKEGLIWAREALKEACERPALEAELLLAYHLGQDRTYLLIHERDSFPDVDTFQKLIQRRAAHEPYEYIVGSASFYDIHLEVEEGVLIPRPETEILIDLVAEIIEKEKITRIAEIGVGSGAISIVLARKFPQLHIIATDICDTPLKVAKKNIETFGVGKQIELRKSHLIDEVPEDLELVVSNPPYIAEDFLLESNVIDYEPKEALFGGRVGDELLKQIILDVKEKGVKYLACEMGYDQKGPIQEFVNEIGVEYIKFYMDLAQFDRGFVIKFKESE is encoded by the coding sequence ATGACGATTAAAGAGGGGCTCATTTGGGCCAGAGAAGCACTCAAAGAGGCGTGTGAACGTCCTGCTTTGGAGGCAGAATTACTCTTGGCCTATCATCTTGGACAAGACCGTACCTATTTACTGATACATGAGAGAGACAGTTTTCCCGATGTGGATACATTTCAAAAACTTATTCAAAGAAGGGCTGCCCATGAACCTTACGAATATATCGTGGGATCAGCCAGTTTCTATGACATTCATCTGGAAGTGGAAGAGGGGGTACTGATACCCCGCCCTGAGACGGAGATACTTATAGATCTGGTCGCAGAGATCATAGAAAAAGAAAAGATCACCCGTATCGCTGAAATAGGGGTAGGCTCGGGTGCGATCTCCATTGTGTTAGCCCGTAAATTTCCACAGCTTCATATTATCGCAACAGATATTTGTGATACTCCGCTAAAAGTAGCAAAGAAAAACATTGAAACATTCGGTGTGGGTAAACAGATAGAACTTCGCAAGTCTCATCTTATAGATGAGGTACCTGAAGATCTGGAATTAGTGGTTTCCAATCCTCCTTACATCGCAGAAGATTTTTTACTTGAATCCAATGTCATTGATTATGAACCCAAAGAAGCACTTTTTGGCGGAAGAGTAGGAGATGAGTTGCTTAAACAGATCATTTTGGATGTGAAGGAGAAAGGGGTGAAATACCTTGCTTGTGAGATGGGATATGATCAAAAGGGACCCATACAAGAGTTTGTTAATGAAATCGGTGTAGAATACATAAAATTTTATATGGATCTGGCACAGTTTGACCGGGGATTTGTGATTAAATTTAAAGAAAGTGAGTAA
- a CDS encoding DUF4149 domain-containing protein encodes MTYLIFLSAALGAGLFAGIVVAPVTFHTEQWLGSEVLTQFQEGQIMTENFLRLSYLLNVLLVSVVLYEGYKFKKFERDTLTQVATFFVLATGLLFSQYYIPDIVAMQEQGVEATKSVAFINTHKGSEINFKIFSLALLVLIIQNMRKACK; translated from the coding sequence ATGACATACCTTATATTTTTGAGTGCAGCGCTTGGAGCAGGGCTCTTTGCCGGTATCGTAGTCGCACCTGTCACTTTTCACACAGAACAATGGCTAGGCAGTGAAGTGCTCACGCAGTTTCAAGAGGGCCAGATCATGACAGAGAACTTTTTGAGGCTCTCTTATCTGCTCAATGTACTACTTGTGTCTGTGGTACTGTATGAAGGGTATAAGTTTAAAAAGTTTGAGAGAGACACTCTGACACAAGTGGCCACATTTTTTGTATTGGCAACAGGGCTGCTTTTTTCCCAGTACTATATCCCGGATATTGTTGCGATGCAGGAACAAGGGGTGGAGGCAACTAAATCAGTAGCTTTTATCAATACGCATAAAGGAAGTGAGATCAATTTCAAGATCTTTTCTTTGGCTCTGCTTGTACTGATCATACAGAATATGCGAAAGGCATGTAAGTAG
- a CDS encoding DNA-deoxyinosine glycosylase, with translation MSEILSHPFQPIVFKDTQTMILGSFPSIQSFEKNFYYAHPRNQFWKILESVTSYPANTRDQRLWLLKECKLGLWDMIKGCSRENSLDSSLENEEVNDLAAFLEEHPNITKLAFTGKKAEALFKTHFSHLSIETVYLPSPSAAYAKMSFEKKVDEYKKQLGYS, from the coding sequence ATGAGCGAAATTTTATCCCACCCTTTCCAACCTATCGTATTTAAAGATACCCAAACAATGATCCTGGGTTCTTTCCCCAGTATACAGTCTTTTGAAAAGAATTTTTACTATGCACATCCACGCAATCAATTCTGGAAGATCCTTGAAAGTGTGACATCCTATCCTGCGAACACACGCGATCAAAGACTCTGGTTGCTGAAAGAGTGTAAATTAGGGCTTTGGGATATGATCAAAGGGTGTAGTCGGGAGAACTCTCTTGACAGTTCTTTGGAAAATGAAGAGGTCAATGACCTGGCTGCATTTTTAGAAGAGCATCCGAATATTACTAAATTGGCCTTTACAGGGAAAAAGGCTGAAGCACTTTTTAAAACACATTTTTCACACCTCAGTATAGAAACAGTCTACCTTCCTTCACCCTCTGCAGCCTACGCAAAAATGAGCTTTGAGAAGAAAGTAGACGAGTATAAAAAACAGTTGGGGTACAGTTAA
- a CDS encoding symmetrical bis(5'-nucleosyl)-tetraphosphatase: MAVWAIGDLQGCYHSFRALLEKIEFDVTQDKLWIAGDLVNRGEGSLETLEYLYSMKENVEIVLGNHDISLIAAYYGIKKSNPTIDPILESPEAQKLIDWLRGQKFLHVDYQLGYCMAHAGISPEFDLGMAMMYAKSVEEKLQSDHAAAWLEQMLKQGSNRFNRDASLIDIDRYIVSAFTRMRFCYGDHRLDFDQKGPPTDELREQELKPWFECDYRKDIHLRIIMGHWSALGFYQDEHVLALDTGCVWGGKLTAARIDSDEVEIVSVECSKEDEDEEQREESTLPDTSQM, translated from the coding sequence ATGGCAGTTTGGGCTATAGGTGATCTACAAGGGTGCTATCATTCGTTTAGAGCATTACTGGAAAAGATAGAGTTCGATGTCACCCAGGACAAGCTTTGGATCGCAGGAGATTTGGTCAACAGAGGAGAAGGTTCACTGGAAACACTGGAATATCTTTACAGCATGAAAGAAAATGTTGAGATCGTTCTGGGTAATCATGATATTAGCCTCATAGCGGCGTATTATGGGATCAAAAAATCAAATCCGACCATTGACCCTATACTTGAGTCGCCTGAAGCCCAAAAGCTCATAGATTGGCTTAGAGGGCAAAAGTTCTTACATGTGGACTATCAACTGGGGTATTGTATGGCCCATGCCGGTATCTCCCCAGAGTTTGATCTGGGTATGGCGATGATGTATGCAAAAAGTGTGGAAGAGAAACTGCAAAGTGATCATGCTGCTGCCTGGTTGGAGCAAATGTTAAAACAGGGAAGTAACCGTTTTAACAGGGATGCGAGTCTTATAGACATCGACCGTTACATCGTCAGTGCCTTCACACGCATGCGCTTTTGCTATGGTGACCATAGACTTGATTTTGACCAAAAAGGCCCCCCTACAGATGAGCTGAGAGAACAAGAGTTAAAACCCTGGTTCGAATGTGATTATCGTAAAGATATTCATCTGCGTATTATTATGGGACACTGGTCAGCTTTGGGATTTTATCAAGATGAGCATGTATTGGCTCTTGATACAGGATGTGTCTGGGGTGGCAAACTCACGGCTGCACGCATAGACAGTGATGAAGTGGAGATCGTCTCTGTAGAGTGCAGCAAAGAAGATGAAGATGAAGAACAAAGAGAAGAATCTACTTTACCAGATACATCACAAATGTAA
- the trxA gene encoding thioredoxin, translating into MACIDLTTKDFNETLDNNEIVIIDFWASWCGPCIQFAPIFEKVSEKYPDVVFAKVNTEEQRAISAQYSVQSIPTIMVVRDGIILLNQAGSLPEEAFDKLIDHVKGLDMDQIRAEIAQEENE; encoded by the coding sequence ATGGCATGTATAGATTTAACAACAAAAGACTTTAACGAAACACTTGATAACAACGAAATAGTCATCATCGATTTTTGGGCATCATGGTGTGGCCCTTGTATACAGTTTGCTCCCATTTTTGAAAAAGTATCAGAAAAGTACCCTGATGTCGTTTTTGCTAAGGTCAACACAGAAGAACAACGAGCTATATCAGCACAATATAGTGTCCAATCTATCCCAACAATTATGGTAGTCAGAGATGGTATCATCCTGCTTAATCAAGCAGGTTCTCTACCTGAAGAAGCCTTTGACAAACTCATAGATCATGTTAAGGGACTTGATATGGATCAAATACGTGCAGAGATAGCTCAAGAAGAGAATGAGTAA
- a CDS encoding glutathionylspermidine synthase family protein, whose translation MLHLQKTTPLDTDYLESLGFVWHTDRDETSYISDTLVVISEEEAEAYYEATNTLYDMVVEAAEHVIENNLFHEIGIPFNLVEVIKESWENDVHWHLYGRFDLAGGVDGKPIKLLEFNADTPTALFETAIIQWAMLKKDGLEEERQFNALYESLVDNFKRLVTLEEDVSTFEERYDGWNFLFTSVRGNSEEENTVRLLQHIATEAGYNTEFAYIDDIEFSPDEGIFYENKNYELWFKLIPWEDIALEESDLAMLLTNIIKNQKAIIFNPAYTLLFQSKGLLKILWDLYPNHPLLLESSFEPLEGKKQVKKPVFGREGGSVSILDEVFNDIESVAGDYDSHKMVYQAYTELPKDTEGQSYQAGVFYAYEASGLGFRKGGKILDNMSKFVGHIVKD comes from the coding sequence ATGTTACATTTGCAAAAAACCACACCATTAGATACAGACTATTTAGAATCGCTCGGTTTTGTATGGCATACAGACCGTGATGAAACAAGTTATATCTCAGATACACTGGTTGTCATCTCTGAAGAGGAAGCTGAGGCGTATTATGAAGCGACCAATACGCTTTATGACATGGTTGTGGAAGCAGCAGAACATGTCATAGAAAATAACCTCTTTCATGAGATAGGCATACCTTTTAATCTCGTAGAAGTGATCAAAGAGTCATGGGAAAATGATGTACACTGGCATCTATACGGACGTTTTGATCTAGCCGGTGGCGTAGATGGAAAACCCATCAAACTTTTAGAATTCAATGCAGATACTCCCACTGCACTGTTCGAAACAGCCATTATTCAGTGGGCCATGCTCAAAAAAGATGGTCTTGAAGAAGAGCGTCAGTTTAATGCACTCTATGAATCACTGGTAGACAATTTCAAGCGTTTGGTAACACTGGAAGAAGATGTTTCTACATTTGAGGAACGTTATGACGGATGGAACTTTCTCTTTACCTCTGTCAGAGGAAACTCTGAAGAAGAAAATACAGTAAGGCTCCTCCAGCACATAGCAACAGAAGCAGGATACAATACAGAGTTTGCCTACATAGACGACATAGAATTCTCCCCGGATGAGGGCATCTTTTATGAAAACAAGAACTATGAACTGTGGTTTAAACTCATTCCATGGGAAGACATCGCACTCGAAGAGTCAGACCTGGCGATGCTGCTTACCAATATCATCAAAAATCAAAAGGCCATCATTTTCAACCCGGCTTATACCCTGCTTTTTCAGAGTAAAGGTTTACTCAAGATACTATGGGATCTCTATCCTAATCACCCTCTTCTACTTGAGAGTTCTTTTGAACCATTGGAAGGGAAAAAACAAGTAAAAAAACCTGTTTTTGGTAGAGAAGGTGGCAGTGTGAGTATTTTGGATGAAGTATTCAATGATATAGAAAGTGTGGCAGGTGACTACGACAGTCATAAAATGGTCTATCAAGCCTATACAGAGCTGCCAAAAGATACAGAAGGTCAATCCTATCAGGCAGGTGTATTTTATGCTTATGAAGCTTCTGGACTTGGCTTTAGAAAAGGTGGAAAGATCTTAGATAATATGTCCAAATTTGTGGGACATATTGTTAAAGATTAA
- a CDS encoding UPF0323 family lipoprotein, giving the protein MKHLKKLSTMATATGLGTLLATGVTGCFSNNQQQQEEAKAQNAFVIIEETAPGRYQIKDEFPAEETRIVLKQLDGTERVLTKPEMDALVAQEAAKIDNGTSTLTKEQNPQMSQQGGMGLGEILLSSMAGAVIGSWIGSKLFGNQNYQNNRKAGYKSPSTYTRSQKSFDAAKKRSAKRSGFFGNKSASSRTGGFFGG; this is encoded by the coding sequence ATGAAACATTTAAAAAAACTTTCAACCATGGCAACGGCAACTGGTCTTGGTACGCTTTTAGCTACCGGTGTAACAGGTTGCTTTAGCAATAACCAGCAACAGCAGGAAGAAGCTAAAGCGCAAAATGCATTTGTCATTATAGAGGAGACTGCCCCGGGCAGATACCAGATTAAAGATGAATTTCCTGCAGAGGAAACACGTATCGTACTGAAACAACTCGATGGAACAGAACGCGTATTGACAAAGCCTGAGATGGATGCGCTGGTGGCACAAGAGGCAGCCAAGATTGACAATGGGACTTCTACCCTTACCAAAGAACAAAATCCTCAAATGTCGCAACAAGGCGGTATGGGTCTGGGAGAAATACTGCTATCGAGTATGGCTGGTGCAGTCATTGGTTCTTGGATAGGATCTAAGCTTTTTGGTAACCAGAACTACCAAAACAACAGAAAAGCAGGATACAAATCTCCTTCAACCTATACAAGAAGTCAAAAAAGTTTTGATGCAGCTAAAAAAAGAAGCGCTAAAAGAAGTGGTTTTTTTGGAAATAAAAGCGCTTCAAGCCGTACCGGCGGTTTCTTTGGTGGATAA
- the ftsZ gene encoding cell division protein FtsZ, whose product MEEFEIDIVETKCHTNGAKIKAIGVGGGGGNMINHMISEGINTIDLIVANTDAQALDSSLAPYKMQLGINATRGLGAGMLPDKGREAALESFEDIKKMLEGSDIVFISAGLGGGTGTGAAPIIAQAAKEVGALTVSIVTSPFKFEGRKRTKLAKEGLEELKRESDSIIVVPNEKLLSIVEKNLGIKESFRMVDDILAQAVGGISKVILSHGENDINLDFADVKTVMSHRGLALMGAGYSTGTNAAYDAAKAAIESPLLDNISIDGAMGVLVHFDIHPDYPIMEIGEAMSIVEESADEDASVIFGTTTNENMEVDEVKITIVATGFEDKNAVAEPTVTKQKTLLNSNTCDINTVRSKMVVGGYNGDNEDILDVPTFLRKQMD is encoded by the coding sequence ATGGAAGAGTTTGAAATAGACATCGTCGAAACAAAGTGTCACACAAATGGAGCGAAGATCAAAGCTATCGGCGTCGGTGGCGGCGGTGGTAACATGATCAATCACATGATCAGTGAAGGAATTAACACTATTGATCTGATCGTTGCCAATACGGATGCACAAGCACTGGACAGTTCTTTAGCACCATACAAAATGCAATTAGGTATCAATGCCACAAGAGGATTGGGTGCAGGTATGCTTCCTGACAAGGGTAGAGAAGCTGCACTTGAAAGCTTTGAAGATATCAAAAAGATGCTTGAGGGTTCAGATATTGTCTTTATCTCTGCGGGTCTTGGTGGGGGAACAGGTACAGGTGCAGCGCCGATCATTGCACAGGCTGCAAAAGAAGTAGGTGCACTGACTGTTTCCATCGTAACAAGTCCTTTTAAATTTGAAGGTAGAAAAAGAACAAAGCTTGCAAAAGAAGGTTTAGAAGAACTCAAAAGAGAGAGTGATTCGATCATTGTTGTACCTAATGAAAAACTTCTTTCTATCGTTGAGAAAAACCTTGGTATCAAAGAGAGCTTTAGAATGGTAGACGATATTCTTGCGCAAGCCGTAGGCGGTATCTCCAAAGTCATTCTTTCTCATGGGGAAAATGATATCAACCTTGACTTTGCCGATGTGAAAACGGTGATGAGTCATAGAGGTCTTGCTCTTATGGGTGCAGGATATAGTACAGGAACCAATGCAGCTTATGATGCAGCAAAAGCGGCTATTGAGTCTCCACTGCTTGACAATATCTCCATCGATGGTGCTATGGGTGTACTTGTACACTTTGACATCCACCCTGATTATCCAATCATGGAGATCGGTGAAGCGATGAGTATTGTTGAAGAGAGTGCAGATGAAGATGCATCTGTGATCTTTGGTACAACAACCAATGAGAATATGGAAGTAGATGAAGTGAAGATCACTATCGTTGCTACCGGATTTGAAGATAAAAATGCTGTTGCTGAACCAACAGTCACAAAACAAAAAACACTTTTAAATTCTAACACTTGTGACATCAATACTGTAAGAAGTAAGATGGTTGTAGGTGGATACAATGGTGACAATGAAGATATCTTAGATGTACCTACTTTCCTTAGAAAGCAAATGGACTAA
- the ftsA gene encoding cell division protein FtsA: protein MSDTVLAIDIGSTKICAIIAEIEDSEVTIQGHGISKSQGVKKGAITNIELASKSIKKAISDAKRIAGSNISSATVSISNAYAKSLNSTGIVNIPHKDISIKEINRVMQTALYNANVPTEYDIIHVLPYNFRVDDQDFIEDPFGMNASRMEVDVNIIMTQKSNLSNLKKAVRSAGVEIDGIVLSGYASAIATMDEDEKELGVAVIDLGGQTSNLVIHTGNSIRYNDFLGVGSNHITNDLSMALHTPLQIAENVKVRHGSLIESSNEIIELPIIGDEESRNGVSLEVVHSVIFSRVEEALMILSKSLEKSALKEQIGAGIILTGGMTKLKGMRELAQAIFTGMPVRVGYPDNVNGLFDELKDPAFSTVVGLLLYKAGGHTQYEINFQQELLHSKAMFEDNLKDIRIGHTANNTEEVQATRSQKENKEHKEHKQEDQEGADISFDDLSDLGHENKNPFKKLASWARQLF from the coding sequence TTGAGTGACACAGTTTTAGCTATTGATATCGGTTCCACTAAGATATGCGCTATCATCGCTGAAATCGAAGACTCTGAAGTCACCATTCAAGGACATGGCATCTCTAAATCCCAAGGGGTTAAGAAAGGTGCGATCACCAACATAGAACTTGCTTCTAAATCTATCAAAAAAGCCATTAGCGATGCAAAACGTATAGCAGGGAGTAACATTTCTTCTGCAACGGTTTCTATTTCAAATGCCTATGCCAAGAGTCTTAACTCTACGGGTATTGTCAACATCCCACATAAAGACATCTCCATTAAAGAGATCAATCGTGTGATGCAAACAGCACTTTACAATGCAAACGTACCCACTGAATATGATATTATCCATGTATTGCCTTACAACTTTAGAGTAGACGATCAAGACTTCATTGAAGATCCGTTCGGTATGAATGCAAGTCGTATGGAAGTAGATGTCAATATCATCATGACACAAAAATCAAATCTTTCTAATCTTAAAAAAGCAGTACGTTCAGCAGGTGTTGAGATAGATGGTATTGTCTTAAGCGGTTATGCTTCTGCTATTGCTACGATGGATGAAGATGAAAAAGAACTTGGTGTTGCAGTCATTGACCTGGGTGGCCAAACAAGTAATCTTGTCATCCACACGGGTAACTCCATCAGATACAATGATTTCTTAGGAGTAGGTTCAAACCACATCACCAATGACCTCTCCATGGCACTGCATACACCTTTGCAAATAGCTGAAAATGTAAAAGTGCGTCATGGGAGTCTTATTGAGAGTTCAAATGAAATTATAGAACTCCCTATCATTGGTGATGAAGAGAGTCGTAATGGTGTCTCTTTAGAAGTGGTTCATTCTGTTATTTTCTCACGTGTAGAAGAAGCACTCATGATCTTGTCAAAGTCATTGGAGAAATCCGCATTAAAAGAGCAAATAGGTGCCGGTATTATCTTGACTGGAGGTATGACAAAACTTAAAGGTATGAGAGAATTGGCACAAGCCATCTTCACTGGTATGCCTGTAAGAGTAGGTTACCCAGATAATGTCAATGGTCTTTTTGATGAACTCAAAGACCCGGCATTTTCAACGGTAGTGGGTCTGCTGCTCTATAAAGCAGGTGGTCATACACAATATGAGATCAATTTCCAACAAGAGTTATTACATTCAAAAGCTATGTTCGAAGATAACCTCAAGGACATCAGGATAGGTCATACAGCAAATAATACCGAAGAGGTACAGGCAACGAGAAGTCAGAAAGAAAACAAAGAACACAAAGAACACAAACAAGAAGATCAGGAAGGGGCTGATATATCATTTGATGATCTATCGGACCTAGGTCATGAAAATAAAAATCCATTTAAAAAACTGGCCAGTTGGGCAAGGCAGCTTTTTTAA